The Xanthomonas indica genome has a segment encoding these proteins:
- the dusA gene encoding tRNA dihydrouridine(20/20a) synthase DusA, whose protein sequence is MTLPLPAADFPARYAASLRLSVAPMMDWTDRHCRVFHRLLAPSARLYTEMAHANAVLLGDRARLLDFAASEHPLALQLGGSEPALLAQAARIGQDWGYDEINLNCGCPSDRVQAGRFGACLMREPALVAECVAAMVAAVDIPVTVKCRLGVDQDDDYAVFLAFVDQVAAAGCGLFVVHARNAWLQGLSPKENREVPPLRYDWAHRLKRERPQLQVVLNGGLADVETAQAQLQAVDGVMLGRAAYHDPYVLHRLDAALTGAALRPRAELLRALRPYVEARLADGLALKHITRHLLGLFHGQPGGRAFRQVLSEGAHRPGADWALLERALAVTEGAARAAA, encoded by the coding sequence ATGACGCTTCCGCTCCCCGCCGCCGACTTCCCCGCGCGCTACGCCGCCTCGCTGCGCCTGTCCGTTGCCCCGATGATGGACTGGACCGACCGCCACTGCCGGGTGTTCCACCGGCTGCTGGCGCCGTCGGCGCGGCTGTACACCGAGATGGCGCACGCCAATGCGGTGTTGCTGGGCGATCGCGCACGGTTGCTGGATTTCGCTGCGTCCGAGCATCCGCTTGCCCTGCAGCTCGGCGGCAGCGAGCCGGCGCTGCTGGCGCAGGCGGCGCGGATCGGCCAGGACTGGGGCTACGACGAGATCAACCTCAATTGCGGCTGCCCGTCCGACCGGGTGCAGGCCGGGCGCTTCGGTGCCTGCCTGATGCGCGAGCCGGCGCTGGTCGCCGAATGCGTGGCGGCGATGGTCGCGGCGGTGGACATCCCGGTGACGGTGAAATGCCGCCTGGGCGTGGACCAGGACGACGACTATGCGGTGTTCCTGGCGTTCGTCGACCAGGTCGCCGCGGCCGGCTGCGGGCTGTTCGTGGTGCATGCGCGTAACGCCTGGTTGCAGGGCCTCTCGCCGAAGGAGAACCGCGAAGTGCCGCCGCTGCGCTACGACTGGGCGCACCGGCTCAAGCGCGAGCGGCCGCAGTTGCAGGTGGTGCTCAACGGCGGCCTGGCCGACGTGGAGACGGCGCAGGCGCAATTGCAGGCGGTGGACGGGGTGATGCTGGGTCGCGCCGCCTACCACGATCCCTACGTCCTGCACCGCCTGGACGCGGCCCTGACCGGTGCGGCGCTGCGCCCGCGCGCGGAACTGCTGCGCGCGCTGCGCCCCTACGTCGAGGCGCGCCTGGCCGACGGTCTGGCGCTCAAGCACATCACCCGGCACCTGCTCGGCCTGTTCCACGGCCAGCCGGGCGGCCGCGCCTTCCGCCAGGTGCTCAGCGAAGGCGCGCACCGGCCGGGCGCGGACTGGGCGCTGCTGGAGCGGGCGTTGGCGGTCACCGAAGGGGCGGCGCGCGCGGCGGCCTGA